A single region of the Bacteroides luhongzhouii genome encodes:
- a CDS encoding hybrid sensor histidine kinase/response regulator transcription factor has translation MAKAKFLVVYCLFISGLCCMANVTKDINMRFKDVRQGLSHQTVNCFYQDEFGFLWIGTQDGLNRFDGRKFEVFKPDNANPYSININNIRQVCGNKAGLLFIRSLQSVTLYDMRLNRFRVLREGEVAGICYAHDALWIATGKEIYRYRNLDQTPELFFSFPSDDEDVLMNSLMVRQNQTVVVGTSSKGIYCIDQSAHITRRMDVGAVNSITEDRNGSIWIATRNRGLIRLDEDGKFTHFRHHKIAENTINHNNVRHVTQANDSLLYIGTYAGLQTLNLFTGEFTDYEYDLNVEAADIRSIISMHYDTSGTLWLGTFYQGIQYYNVANDAFHFYRSSTAVGGHLNSYIISSIAEDRSGRIWFASEGSGLNYYDKHTKRFFPLKKVYSQELSFKIVKSLYYEKEPDYLWVASLYQGINRINLSTGHIESISENIYTPEGKTVVDRAYNLVKMIEFAGHDSLLIAAKGGLLVLDKKHLRLHHFEHPSLAAKHLSQVWDMTFDKDGDLWLTTSFDLIRVNLKAGTAHSYPFSQIAQSTAQHHINHILCDKKGRIWLGSTGSGIYLFDKKTDSFVGYGAKQGLENGFITGLVESPLDGSIYVATNGGFSKFNLATITFENYNRQSDFPLNNVNDGGLYIASDHDIYVCGLAGIVSIAQEKLNKQSVDYDVFVKRVLVDNTEIQPLDSLGLIKETVLYEHRLVLPPRYSSVTFEIASNTLNNISNIGLEYKLEGFDNEYMKAGDNTMITYTNLHPGHYTFHVRGDQVGVHGQEAPSVSFELIVEAPVYQRAWFILLMVLAAILIAGYIIRMFWIRKTLRHSLLAEKREKEYIESVNQSKLRFFTNVSHEFRTPLTLISSQLEMLLMHKDIIPEVYNKILDIYKNSRRMNNLVDEVIDIRKQDQGYLKLKISKENIVAVIEEICGSFYSYAQLNKIDLRFSSTLKEADLYIDKTQIEKVFYNLLSNAFKYTKPGDWISVELSAEGDNDIVISVNNLGVGIDKSKIKHVFERFWQDDSATTTRTVKGSGIGLAMAKGIVELHQGTIGVESEPNGVTSFTVTLHRDANMNMEVSSSADEHVAEHYIIEPQEISEMVKPDKTVKMLIVEDNPEMRKVLTQIFEQIYEVYTAADGQEGLERASSLQPQMIVSDIMMPVMSGLEMCEKLKSNLQTSHIPVVLLTARNREEHTLEGLQTGADDYISKPFNIKILVARCNNIIQTRKLLQQRFVRNDEPKVEDLPFNPIDKKMLMDATAIVESYIDNADFDVATFAREMCMSRTLLFTKLKALTGQTPNDFILSLRLKKATEKLRNDPNALIADIAFDYGFSNPSYFIRCFKNAYDITPAAYRRKYANS, from the coding sequence ATGGCCAAAGCTAAATTTCTTGTTGTTTATTGCCTGTTCATATCGGGACTTTGTTGCATGGCAAATGTGACGAAGGATATCAATATGCGCTTTAAGGACGTAAGGCAAGGGCTTTCTCATCAAACGGTCAATTGTTTCTATCAGGATGAATTCGGTTTTTTATGGATTGGCACTCAAGACGGGCTGAATCGATTTGACGGACGTAAGTTTGAAGTATTCAAACCGGATAACGCTAATCCTTATTCCATCAATATCAATAATATCAGGCAGGTTTGCGGAAATAAAGCCGGATTGCTCTTTATCCGCAGTTTGCAGAGCGTGACTCTTTATGATATGCGTTTGAATCGTTTCAGGGTGTTGCGTGAAGGAGAAGTTGCGGGAATCTGTTATGCGCACGATGCATTATGGATAGCTACCGGAAAGGAAATCTACCGTTACCGCAACCTCGACCAGACGCCCGAATTATTCTTTTCATTTCCTTCGGATGATGAGGATGTATTGATGAACAGTCTCATGGTTCGTCAGAATCAGACAGTGGTGGTGGGTACTTCCTCCAAAGGGATATATTGCATTGACCAGTCTGCACATATCACCCGACGTATGGATGTGGGAGCTGTCAATTCAATAACAGAAGACAGAAACGGAAGTATCTGGATAGCTACCAGAAACAGAGGACTCATACGGTTGGATGAAGATGGAAAATTTACTCATTTCAGGCATCATAAGATAGCTGAAAATACGATTAACCATAATAATGTGCGTCATGTGACACAAGCTAATGATAGTCTCCTGTATATCGGAACTTATGCCGGTTTGCAGACTTTAAACCTGTTTACCGGAGAGTTTACAGATTATGAATATGACTTGAATGTGGAGGCGGCCGATATACGTTCCATTATTTCGATGCATTACGACACTTCGGGGACTTTATGGTTGGGGACTTTCTATCAGGGAATCCAATATTATAATGTAGCGAATGATGCTTTCCATTTTTACCGCTCGTCTACGGCTGTTGGCGGTCATTTGAATTCTTATATTATCAGTTCCATTGCCGAAGACCGTTCCGGACGGATCTGGTTTGCAAGTGAAGGAAGCGGGTTGAACTATTATGATAAACATACCAAACGCTTTTTCCCTTTAAAAAAGGTCTATTCTCAGGAGCTTTCTTTTAAGATAGTGAAGTCTCTTTATTATGAGAAAGAGCCGGATTATCTTTGGGTAGCTTCTCTTTATCAGGGAATCAACCGGATTAATCTGTCGACCGGGCATATAGAATCTATCTCGGAAAACATCTATACTCCGGAAGGAAAAACAGTTGTTGACAGAGCCTATAATCTGGTGAAAATGATAGAGTTTGCCGGCCACGATTCTTTATTGATAGCTGCCAAGGGAGGATTGCTTGTATTGGATAAAAAACACCTTCGACTTCATCATTTCGAACACCCTTCGTTGGCTGCCAAACATCTGTCGCAGGTTTGGGATATGACGTTTGACAAAGACGGGGATTTATGGCTGACTACCTCTTTTGATCTGATACGAGTCAACCTCAAAGCGGGTACTGCTCATAGTTATCCTTTCTCCCAAATAGCGCAGAGCACAGCGCAGCATCACATCAACCACATTTTATGTGATAAGAAAGGACGTATATGGCTGGGATCGACAGGCTCGGGAATTTATCTATTTGATAAGAAGACAGATTCTTTTGTGGGATACGGAGCGAAACAGGGATTGGAAAATGGATTTATAACCGGATTGGTGGAGAGTCCTTTGGATGGTTCTATCTATGTGGCAACCAATGGTGGCTTCTCTAAATTCAACCTGGCAACAATTACATTCGAGAACTATAACAGACAGAGTGATTTTCCCTTGAATAATGTAAATGATGGAGGGCTGTATATTGCGTCCGACCACGATATTTACGTGTGTGGTCTGGCGGGTATTGTCTCTATCGCCCAGGAAAAGCTGAACAAACAGTCTGTTGACTATGATGTGTTTGTAAAACGGGTGCTTGTGGATAATACGGAAATACAACCGCTTGATTCGTTGGGGCTTATCAAAGAAACCGTATTGTATGAACATCGGTTAGTATTGCCGCCCAGATATTCTTCCGTCACTTTTGAGATAGCAAGTAACACCCTGAATAATATTTCTAATATCGGTCTGGAATATAAACTTGAAGGCTTTGATAACGAATATATGAAGGCGGGCGATAATACGATGATTACCTATACCAATCTTCATCCGGGGCATTATACTTTCCATGTCCGTGGCGACCAGGTGGGCGTTCACGGTCAGGAAGCACCTTCCGTTAGTTTTGAGCTGATAGTGGAGGCTCCCGTTTATCAGCGGGCATGGTTTATTTTGTTGATGGTGCTGGCAGCTATCCTCATTGCCGGCTATATTATCCGTATGTTCTGGATACGAAAAACCTTGCGGCACTCTTTATTGGCCGAGAAACGGGAAAAAGAGTATATCGAAAGTGTGAACCAGTCCAAACTGCGTTTCTTTACCAATGTATCGCATGAATTCCGTACTCCGTTAACACTTATATCCAGCCAGCTCGAAATGCTCCTGATGCATAAGGACATTATTCCTGAAGTATATAATAAGATTCTGGATATTTATAAAAATTCCCGCAGGATGAATAACCTCGTGGATGAAGTCATTGATATCCGCAAGCAGGATCAGGGATACTTGAAACTAAAGATTTCTAAAGAGAATATTGTGGCGGTGATAGAGGAAATTTGTGGTTCTTTCTATAGTTATGCCCAACTGAATAAGATAGATCTCCGCTTTTCTTCCACTCTGAAAGAAGCAGATTTGTATATTGACAAGACGCAGATAGAGAAAGTATTCTATAATTTATTGTCCAACGCTTTTAAGTATACGAAGCCTGGTGACTGGATTTCTGTTGAGCTGTCAGCGGAAGGAGATAATGACATTGTGATTTCAGTCAACAACCTGGGGGTAGGCATTGATAAATCCAAGATCAAACATGTATTTGAACGGTTTTGGCAGGATGATTCGGCAACAACCACACGAACTGTCAAAGGATCGGGCATTGGATTGGCGATGGCGAAAGGAATTGTAGAGTTGCATCAGGGAACCATCGGAGTGGAAAGCGAACCGAATGGAGTTACCTCTTTTACCGTTACTCTTCACCGGGATGCGAATATGAATATGGAAGTCTCTTCCTCCGCAGATGAGCACGTTGCTGAACATTATATAATAGAGCCTCAAGAAATTTCGGAAATGGTGAAGCCGGATAAAACGGTGAAAATGCTGATTGTAGAAGATAACCCGGAAATGCGTAAGGTATTGACGCAGATTTTTGAACAGATATATGAGGTATATACGGCTGCCGACGGGCAGGAAGGATTGGAACGGGCTTCTTCGCTGCAACCGCAGATGATTGTAAGTGACATCATGATGCCTGTCATGTCCGGACTGGAAATGTGCGAGAAGTTGAAAAGTAATTTGCAGACCAGCCATATACCTGTTGTCTTGCTGACAGCCCGCAACCGGGAAGAACATACCTTGGAAGGCTTGCAGACAGGTGCGGATGATTATATTTCCAAACCTTTTAATATCAAGATATTGGTAGCCCGGTGCAACAATATCATTCAGACTCGTAAACTACTTCAACAACGGTTTGTTCGCAACGACGAACCTAAAGTGGAAGACCTTCCGTTCAATCCGATCGATAAAAAGATGTTGATGGATGCTACGGCGATTGTGGAATCTTATATTGATAACGCAGACTTTGACGTGGCTACTTTTGCACGTGAGATGTGTATGAGCAGAACGTTGCTTTTTACCAAATTGAAAGCATTGACCGGACAGACTCCGAATGACTTTATTTTATCTTTGAGATTGAAAAAGGCAACAGAAAAATTGCGGAATGATCCCAATGCCCTGATTGCTGATATAGCATTTGATTACGGCTTTTCTAATCCAAGTTATTTTATCCGGTGTTTTAAAAATGCTTATGATATTACTCCGGCTGCTTATAGACGGAAATATGCAAATTCTTAA
- a CDS encoding EamA family transporter produces the protein MTNKTKGFIYGAIAAASYGMNPLFALPLYAAGMSVDTVLFYRYFFAAIVLGILMKMQHQSFALRKADVLPLVIMGLLFSFSSLLLFMSYNYMDAGIASTILFVYPVMVAVIMGIFFKEKISVITVFSILLALSGIALLYQGDGNKPLSTLGIIFVLLSSLSYAIYIVGVNRSTLKNLPTTKLTFYAILFGLSVYIVRLNFCMELQVIPSVWLWADVLSLAILPTAVSLVCTALAIHYIGSTPTAILGALEPVTALFFGVLLFHEKLTPRLMMGILMIITAVTLIIIGKSLIKKMGMLLQMNKK, from the coding sequence ATGACCAACAAAACCAAAGGTTTTATCTATGGAGCGATTGCCGCTGCGAGCTACGGTATGAATCCTCTTTTTGCACTTCCGCTCTATGCAGCCGGAATGAGTGTCGATACCGTTTTATTCTACCGATACTTCTTTGCGGCAATCGTGCTGGGTATTCTGATGAAAATGCAGCACCAGTCTTTTGCGCTTCGTAAGGCAGACGTCTTACCCTTAGTCATTATGGGGTTGTTATTCTCTTTTTCATCACTGCTTTTGTTTATGAGTTATAATTATATGGATGCCGGAATTGCTTCAACGATTCTGTTTGTTTATCCGGTGATGGTAGCTGTCATTATGGGAATATTTTTCAAGGAAAAGATTTCCGTAATTACCGTTTTCTCCATCCTGCTGGCACTTTCAGGCATTGCCTTGCTTTATCAGGGAGATGGAAATAAACCACTATCGACTTTGGGAATTATCTTTGTTCTGTTGTCTTCCCTCTCTTATGCTATATATATAGTAGGTGTAAACCGTTCGACATTGAAAAACCTGCCGACCACGAAACTCACATTCTATGCCATTTTGTTCGGACTATCGGTTTATATCGTCCGTTTAAATTTCTGTATGGAACTGCAAGTAATACCATCTGTCTGGCTCTGGGCTGATGTATTATCACTCGCCATTCTGCCAACTGCCGTATCACTGGTCTGTACCGCACTGGCCATTCATTATATAGGCTCTACCCCAACGGCAATATTGGGTGCTCTGGAACCGGTGACAGCTTTATTTTTCGGTGTTCTCCTGTTTCATGAAAAACTGACTCCTCGGTTAATGATGGGTATTTTGATGATTATCACCGCCGTTACCCTGATTATCATTGGCAAGTCACTCATAAAAAAGATGGGGATGCTGTTGCAGATGAACAAAAAATAA
- the frr gene encoding ribosome recycling factor: MVDVKTCLDNAQEKMDMAIMYLEEALAHIRAGKASTRLLDGIRVDSYGSMVPISNVAAITTPDARSIVIKPWDKSMFRVIEKAIIDSDLGIMPENNGEMIRIGIPPLTEERRKQLAKQCKGEGETAKVSVRNARRDGIDALKKAVKDGLAEDEQKNAEAKLQKIHDKYIKQIDDMLAEKDKEIMTV, encoded by the coding sequence ATGGTAGACGTAAAGACTTGCCTTGACAATGCACAAGAAAAGATGGATATGGCCATCATGTATCTGGAAGAAGCACTGGCACATATCCGTGCCGGAAAAGCGAGTACCCGCTTATTAGACGGTATCCGCGTAGATTCTTACGGAAGTATGGTGCCTATCAGCAATGTAGCTGCAATTACTACTCCGGACGCCCGCAGTATCGTGATTAAGCCTTGGGATAAAAGCATGTTCCGTGTCATCGAAAAAGCAATCATCGACTCTGACCTCGGCATCATGCCCGAAAACAATGGAGAAATGATCCGTATCGGCATCCCTCCCCTGACGGAAGAGCGTCGTAAACAACTGGCAAAACAGTGTAAAGGAGAAGGCGAAACAGCTAAAGTAAGCGTACGCAACGCGCGTCGTGACGGTATCGACGCACTGAAAAAGGCCGTAAAAGATGGATTGGCAGAAGACGAGCAGAAGAATGCGGAAGCCAAACTGCAAAAAATCCATGATAAGTATATCAAACAAATCGATGATATGCTGGCTGAAAAGGATAAAGAAATTATGACTGTTTAA
- the rsgA gene encoding ribosome small subunit-dependent GTPase A, which produces MKGLVIKNTGSWYQVKTDDGQSIECKIKGNFRLKGIRSTNPVAVGDRVQIILNQEGTAFISEIEDRKNYIVRRSSNLSKQSHILAANLDQCMLVVTINYPETSTIFIDRFLASAEAYRVPVKLVFNKVDAYDEDELRYLDALINLYTQIGYPCFKVSAKNGNGVDKIKKALEGNITLFSGHSGVGKSTLINSILPGIETKTGEISSYHNKGMHTTTFSEMFPVEGDGYIIDTPGIKGFGTFDMEEEEIGHYFPEIFKTSADCKYGNCTHRHEPGCAVRKAVEDHLISESRYTSYLNMLEDKEEGKYRAAY; this is translated from the coding sequence ATGAAGGGATTAGTAATCAAAAACACGGGTAGTTGGTATCAGGTGAAAACCGATGACGGACAATCTATCGAATGTAAAATCAAAGGTAATTTCCGGTTGAAAGGGATTCGTAGTACCAATCCTGTAGCAGTAGGCGATCGTGTTCAGATTATACTTAATCAGGAAGGCACTGCCTTTATCAGTGAAATAGAAGATAGAAAGAACTACATCGTCCGCCGTTCTTCCAATCTTTCCAAACAATCTCACATCCTTGCTGCCAATCTCGACCAGTGTATGCTGGTGGTAACCATCAACTATCCCGAAACTTCCACTATTTTTATTGATCGCTTTCTTGCATCCGCAGAGGCCTATCGCGTCCCTGTCAAACTGGTATTCAATAAGGTAGATGCTTACGACGAAGATGAGCTCCGCTATCTGGACGCACTTATCAACTTATACACACAAATCGGCTACCCTTGCTTCAAAGTTTCCGCAAAGAACGGCAATGGAGTGGACAAAATCAAAAAAGCGCTGGAAGGCAATATTACTTTATTTTCCGGTCATTCGGGAGTCGGCAAATCGACTCTTATCAATTCCATACTGCCGGGTATAGAAACCAAAACCGGCGAAATCTCTTCTTACCACAACAAAGGAATGCATACTACTACTTTCTCCGAAATGTTCCCTGTAGAAGGAGATGGCTATATCATCGACACTCCGGGTATCAAGGGCTTCGGCACATTCGATATGGAGGAAGAAGAGATCGGACATTATTTTCCTGAAATATTCAAAACCTCCGCCGACTGCAAATATGGCAACTGTACACATCGTCATGAACCGGGATGTGCCGTACGCAAAGCAGTGGAAGACCACCTCATCAGCGAATCCCGTTATACCTCTTATCTGAATATGTTGGAAGATAAAGAGGAAGGAAAATATCGGGCTGCCTACTGA
- a CDS encoding efflux RND transporter periplasmic adaptor subunit: protein MNKKTKWGIIFLVGAGIIGGGIYSQLPKKNDELTAADKVMSGNQKRGKQVLNVNAKVIKPQSLTDEFTTTGVLLPDEEVDLSFETSGKIVEINFEEGTAVKKGQLLAKVNDRQLQAQLQRLISQLKLAEDRVFRQDALLKRDAVSKEAYEQVKTDLATLNADIEIIKTNIELTELRAPFDGIIGLRQVSVGTYASPTTVVAKLTKIAPLKVEFSVPERYAKQIKKGTNLNFSVEGTLDAFGAQVYAVESAIDPNLHQFTARALYPNVNHTLLPGRYASVLLKKDEIPNAIAIPTEAIVPEMGKDKVYLYKSGKAEPVDIITGIRTASEVQAIRGLHIGDTIITSGTLQLRTGLAVTLDNID from the coding sequence ATGAATAAAAAGACTAAATGGGGCATCATTTTTCTTGTTGGTGCCGGGATTATCGGTGGAGGAATCTACTCACAATTACCGAAAAAAAACGACGAACTAACAGCCGCCGACAAAGTGATGAGTGGCAATCAGAAAAGAGGGAAACAAGTTCTAAATGTGAACGCCAAGGTCATAAAACCGCAATCCCTGACAGATGAGTTTACCACTACCGGTGTTCTTCTACCCGATGAAGAAGTGGATTTATCTTTCGAAACGTCGGGAAAGATTGTAGAAATCAACTTTGAAGAAGGAACAGCCGTAAAGAAAGGCCAATTACTAGCCAAAGTGAATGACAGACAGTTGCAAGCACAACTGCAAAGATTGATTTCGCAATTGAAACTGGCAGAAGACCGTGTATTCCGTCAGGACGCTTTATTGAAACGGGATGCTGTCAGTAAAGAAGCCTACGAACAGGTGAAGACGGATTTAGCAACCCTGAATGCCGATATAGAAATTATAAAAACTAATATTGAACTGACTGAACTTCGTGCTCCGTTTGACGGGATTATCGGACTTCGACAGGTCAGTGTCGGTACGTATGCCTCCCCGACTACAGTTGTAGCCAAACTGACAAAAATCGCTCCACTGAAAGTTGAGTTCTCCGTACCGGAACGCTATGCCAAGCAAATCAAAAAGGGAACCAATCTCAATTTCAGCGTTGAAGGAACATTGGATGCTTTCGGCGCACAAGTATACGCTGTAGAATCTGCCATCGATCCGAATCTGCATCAATTTACCGCCCGTGCATTATACCCGAATGTCAATCACACCCTGCTTCCCGGCCGTTACGCCAGTGTACTGTTGAAAAAGGATGAGATTCCTAATGCGATAGCCATCCCTACGGAAGCAATTGTGCCGGAAATGGGTAAAGATAAAGTCTACCTGTACAAATCAGGAAAAGCCGAACCGGTGGATATCATTACCGGCATTCGCACCGCATCTGAAGTACAGGCAATAAGAGGGCTACACATAGGAGATACAATCATTACTTCAGGAACACTGCAACTCCGTACCGGACTCGCCGTTACACTTGACAACATTGATTAA